ACAGAGGTATAGGCGAAACTGGTATTGGAGACCTTGGTGGCAGACATCTTGTTGAGACCATTTTAACCAACGATTGACTTGTTTGGGAACTAGTGGGCTTGGCTGAGAGTTCTTGGCATTGATTTAAAATGGAGCTTTTGAGATTCCTAATGTCATCACAAGTTGGAATCAACTGTTTGGTGGTGGCTGAACTTTTTAGAGGTGGTGGTCTAGAAGTCCATTTGCATGTGTTGCCAGCATTGCTCCAATTCCATTTTGAAGCATTTTGTTCAAGTTTGCAAGACCCagaactgctttttcttttttcacgaCTTTTATCTACACAAGTTGTCTGAAGACTCAGAGAGTCTGAAAGTTTTGGCTGTCTCATTTTGGGGACAGCTTTGGAGGAAAAGGGTCGTTCAGTAGCTGCTGGAGCACAGAAAGTAGTTTGTAGTCTGGGCCTTTCTTTTTGTATAGTCGTGTGTTGTAATCTTTCCATTTCCAGTAAACGGGTTATCAAACGTTCAACAGAGCTTTCTGGAGGTTCCACCGATGCTTTCCAATTTTCAGATTTTGAGAGGGCTAATTTGTGCAAGTCCAGACTAttgaaaggagaagggagaaaatcagGATATGGAAATACTTCAGTTGGTTCCTCTGTGAAAGATTCCTCAACGTTTTCTATTGTTTCTGGCTTTAAGTTCagatccatctttttaaaatagctgAGCAAACTATCATTTGCTTTTTCACTTTCTGATAAATCACTTTCATCTGTTAAGTTTTCTTCCATACTGCTGTTTCCGTATTTCAAACTCCAATTTGGGGCAGATAAAGTTTCACCATTATTGTTTTCCACAGCTGAACATAAATTAATATAAGGCTCATTTCTGTCCTTAAAAAAGTCTCCATCAGCATACGGCCAGCAAAGGCCCGATGGCACCTGTAGGCCAGGGTAAGAACCAACTTGCTTATCTACTGAAGCAGTAGTCAGTGAGTGGTTCAGTGTGAAGAGCCTCATGGGGTTATTGGTTACGTTAAAGCCAGTTTCCACTGCAGACTTCTtgaaatccctttaaaaaatgatttaaatagtGAATGGTTTGTTGACTAGAATTCAAATGCTGTTAAAATGATAATCAATAAGCAAAATCATCAAAGACTGGGTAATGTTTGGTTTCTAATGGCCTATGCGTATCTATCTGTGAGAGATATATTCATTTCAAATATGCTCAATTATATAAAACTACATACgttttttaaagtatagattACAATATTAACTAGACAACCCTCTGTACATGTCCAGGTGACTAGATCATTCTACCCACAAATGGCTAGCTGTTTGTATGAATGCCCACTAGGGTAAAAAGTGGTAATTATATCTATTTGCCCATGAATATATTGTACATGCAGTGATGAGGTCTGAGACGGGGGCTCTCCAACTCAAACTGAAATTACAGTGAACCATTTAGGGACCTGGGATTAGATGAAAGGAAACTCAAAGAATGTAATTAGGTTACTCAATAAAGTCTACTTTAGccactgtggttttaaaaaattatactaacataaaaggaagcaaaacaatGTTTACCAAAAATTATCCCTTAgtagaaaaaggaatgaaggaagaatggaagggaaggagggaggaaggaggaaaagaagggagagagagaggaagagagagagaaaagagactaACTACACAATTACAAATTATCTCATAGTAATTTTCATTAGATGGTGCTCTTTTATGAGTAATGCTCCTAGGTAGTTTATTAGAATGAAACTGTGAAAGAGAGATGCCATAGAATATTGAGTTtcgagttcttttttttttttttaagagccttcctcttttttttttttttaaagattctatttatttatcagagagagagagggagcgcgagcaagcacaggcagacagaatggcaggcagaggcagagggagaagcaggctccccgccgagcaaggagcccgaggcgggactcgatcccaggacgctgggatcatgacccgagccgaaggcagcggcttaaccaactgagccacccaggcgtccctcaagttcttttttttaaagcttattagAAATACCGACATTGGAAGAGCTGAAGCATTAATTGACATATATATAGTCTCACCCTCTTCTCGCTCCTTTAATGCCAGTTTACAATAAAGACAGCAAAGTATTCTTGAGGGattttgaaaaacacttttatttctatagaaaatactaaaaaaattactgattcagGTAAATATTAGTTAAACTCACTTGCCTTTGTAAAGCAATAGAAAAGTCACTTTAAATCTACAATTGAGAAGAGACACGATCCCTGTTGTTTAGTGAAAAGAGCATGGAATCTGGGGGTGAGGACATAGGTGTGAAACCCTTTGCCGCCAGAGGTAATGATAGTACCAAACTCGGGGTGTCTGAGAAGCAAAACAATTACATGAACATACTTTGCAAAAACGTTAAATGCTAAAGgaaaggtattttattcttttttttttttttgaaaggtattttatTCTTGATGGCATACTGAGGAGAAACATTTTGGTAAGGGAATATTTCACTGATACGGGACTTCCAACTCAACAACATACTCAGGCTTCCCCAGGATTAATAACAAATACCTAACAAACACCGGATTCTGtttagtcctcacaacaaccccaCAAGAtaagcattattttcttttatgggaaagggaactgaggcacagcgTGGCTAAGGTCACACATGCAGTaaggggtggaggtgggattTAAACCCAAGTGGCGGCGCCCCGCGCTGGTAATCCTAGCCACTGCCCTCCACTGACTCAGTTTCCGTTTGCTGTGTGTTAGCAGGGTAACATTCAATTCGTTTCATTTGACCTCTGACCTTGAAACCCTTGTTCCCAGCAGAGTTCGTTCTAGTCAAAGTAGCCTTTCCTATGCCCCTCACACTGACGTTCCCTTAGGACATGAGTCACGGTGGTCCCTTTAGCACTTCTTGGATTCACGCCTCGAATTTTGGCATGACGCTGAGTTTTGTCCTGAGCCTCCTGGAAGGAAAGTCCTCTGGGAGACTGCTCCTCAGAAGCAGGGACAAAACTGAGGAACTAATTCTAGTTCTGATCCAGAACTTGGGCTCTCCATTAAACCACACACTGTATGTTAAAGTGACCCGGTGTTCAATAAACGGAATCGCCACATGTTTTTTCTCCTTGTAATTAAATGTATCTCACTAATTTAGGGGCTTACGGAAATAAATATTCTCTCACCTGTTCTCCATGGTACTTCCTTCGTTAAAAGGATAACTCCACAACTGAAATATCCCTTGTTTACTATTCTGATAACAGAAAAACATGGACATTTTAGTAACTGCAcgtgttgaaagaaaaatactttgagtATGATGAATAAATCTCACCTGTGTTCTTTTGTGAGCATGTTCTGACAAATTTAGGTCTAGCACCAGTTGCTCTATTGGTATTTCCAAATGGTTCTATAAAGCAGCAGAAGACTTTTAAACACAATACATCTCTATTCCCTGTTATTGTTCTAAGAATGTATAGTTCTTGTTCTAACCAAGAAATATATAGTAAGGTCATATAATACTCCCTTTTATACATGCAGATATCACTTGTTTTTACTGACTTCAGCAGGAATTAGCATAATCTGTTACAAATACCAACACTGTGAACTAATGAGCCTCGAATATCATTaagattatctttattttaataaccgttaagtgttttatattttgctCAAAAAAAGTAGATGAAAGATTAATTGACTCAccacttcaaaacaaaacattaatcaTTTTAACTGCCTCATCATATCTTAAGAGCTGAGACTACTTTTCTTTTGGCAATGACTACGAAACACTATGGTCACTACAatgttaatttccatttctgacattactatattgaaaaaatatataataaaatattaacttaatGACCAGTTTGCAGCCCTGTAGAACAGAAAAGGCTTTGACTTGTTTGAAGAACTCTacagaaatgaaattgaaatttttaaagaaaattttttaatgaacatacaTATAATTTCAAAAGTGTTTTGTGAATTATTTAAAGCCAAACATTTATCCTTACCTTGTTAATTTTGCCTGAAAGAATGTATAtggaaaaaatgacaattaaTAGTTACATAAAACTGGTTGTATGAAAAACAAACCCCCTTTAATATGAGTGGttattcatattataaatatgaatgaaCATAAATTTGCAgtatgtataaatacacacatcTAGGATTTCTTACCACCTGCTGCACTGTCCTTTCCAGgtgggagatttttattttcaggagcAGGTACTTCTGAATCCAAATTCCAATGAGACAAGTTCTAAAACAATATTTGTTTTAGAATAAACTTAATATTAAGAACACTTTAAAAGCTCAAGTACATAATTTTTCATGTCTGTGGCTAAAATATGAGAAAAGCATAAAATTTTGTGACCCATTCTCCTTTGTATAAGGACACTACCAGTATTTTTGAGAAGCATGCAAATTATTATCAGCTTGATAACACCTATTAGGAGATAGACTTTTACAATAATTTATGGGttcattcttattttgttaaaaataatgacacacaggttttcaaaattcatttaagaagtttaaaagtttaaaaattttatattttaaattttaaaaatataatgaaataccTAGTTCAGTGTGTCCCTGGTACACAATGGCACATTCACCCAATTTCCTGTATCTGAACACCAGATCTATAAAATCTTTCCGTCCACCAAAGAAAATTCTCTAATCTTCAAATTGTACTCAACACTGACCAGTCTTCTACTCATTCTAGACTCCAGACATTGAAACACACTCAGGAAATATTCAAAAGCAAGTGAAAAATTGAATAGGGAATGGTACTAATATGTCCCAGTATTTATGTTCCAGACATTGTGCTGAATGCTGTGGGGGGGAAATGTAGGGTGTGTGCAGAAGAGGATTATAACAATTTATCCTAGAATAGGGAAAGTGAAGAGATgaggaattgatttttttaaagtaatttttaaagagcaaacTCAGTTGTTTTCTATCTCAATGGAGAAAATCCTTTGTAAATTAAACTCAgcaacacacaaataaaatgttaagtatcACCCCCAAACTAAAGCAGGAACAGGGAGAATCAGCTTAAATATAGTACAAGAATTTAATTGGCCCACAAGAAAATTATGTCCTGCTGAGAAGGTAGCTGAACCTTGGAAGGTAGGCTGCAGATTATTTTTGGAGATTAATTCCCTGTTCCCCAAGATGACACGTAAATAGGTCTAGTCTCTGTGAAAATCACCTGgggagcattttaaaaatgatacttgaggggcacctgggtggctcagttggttaagcatctgactcttgatttcatctcaggtcatgatctcagggtcatgggatcaaaccccagtTGGGTTCTGcacgcagtggggagtctgcttgagattctctctctcgctctagctctctctgccccttctcctgcttgcGCTCTCTAAATTAAATACACCATTAAAAAATGATACTACTTGAtgtggcgcctgggtgactcagtgggttaaagcttctgccttctacctgggtcatgatcccagggtcctgggattgagcccagcatcaggctctctgctcagtggggagcctgctcccccctccacccccgcctgccgctctgcctacttctgatctctatctgtcaaataaatagataaactctttaaaaaaataaaaaataaaaaatgatactacttgaaaaaaaattgctgtaAGGTCTGACTCAGTAGGATTAAGGTAAGtctcaattatttatatttttaaaaccatcctGACAGATTATTAGACTTCTTTCAGCTCTCTGATCCTGGTTCACTAATGTACAAAATAACATGTGGCAGAAATACCCTTATAGTGACACGAAAAGGGAAGCTGATAAAAACTGCAAGGTGAGATCTTTTATAAGATTAATATAACCCAATCTGTCAACCGGTAAGGGAGGCTATCAACTACACACGAGGTCTGCTGGATTGCAAACTTCTTACAGGTTGGGAATTGATAACGCTTTCTGACATCCCCCCAGCCTTACCAACATTTCTTACAGAATAcctatgaaagaataaaaaaaggtgAGCACAGCCTGAGGAAGCAAGGTAGCATCTTTCAGGAAATTCAGTGCAATAAGAACCGTTTCCAAATTCGGAGAGAAGCTggttaatttttcctttgttaaaagaaagaaaaaaattcccatttgATATTCCAAAAAGTGCCAAGAGGACAACTCAGTGCAAAATgctcacagagagagaaagctgcaGGGATGTAGGCAGTCAGATTCAGTGGGAGGGAGATCTTGACCAGGGGAGGGGCCCAAAGGCTCAGGTTAACACCATTAGCCTTACCTCATGGGAGATGTTGGTTGCACGCGGGTTGGTACCACTGTTCTCACcatttcttctccccattttgCTCCTCTGTTTCCTTAAAATCCTATACAGGTTGTGGGACAGGCACATTTATGGGTAAGGTACACAACGCTTGTTTTAAAACCTTGAGCTTTGGTTCCAGTCTAAAGGAGGTCCAACAGTGCTTCAAATTCAGAATGGGACAATGAGGGCACATGAGGGCTAACAGTACAAAATCAGCCAGAAACAAGGGGCAAgccagtccaaaaaaaaaaaaaaagaaaaaagaaaagaaaagaaaagaaagaataataagaagagaaaaggcaCCGGGAAAAGCAAATTGTGAGATCTAACTGATggaagatgaggaaattaaggtcTTAGGTGAGAACAGAGACATTATCagacagaaagataaaatacaaattagaaagaACATGGTGAATTATCTGGAACTTATATAACAGGGCCATGAACTCTGCTTTTAATTATTCAAAACAGGTGCTACGTTTGAAAGCAGGATTAACCTTACAGGCAGGACAGGCACCCCGTGTGGGTTTCGGGGTCCCTAAAAGGCCCACAGGGCCAAGCACCACTCTCCAGGCCCAACTACCGCGGTATGTGAGCCCACTGCTGTTTAAGGTAGAAGGATCCGAGAACTACCAGGTAACAGGAGAACAACCAACCACCGGGTTAAGGTAGGACTATCCGGAAAGAATCACAAATTAAAGCCACCGCAGTAATCAGTGTATTTGCGAATTGTTTACAATTTATTGTCTCCTAGAGGGAAAGGTGCATCCTGAAGAATCAGAGAATACAGTAAGTATTGCTCCCCCTGCTCCATGCTAGGCCTGGGATGTGACAATGAAGAGGAGGGAGTATGATGAACAGGTGGCTCTACGTGGGGACACCCACGTGTGTGCCACGGAGGAGGGCGCCGGGCGCCTGGAGGCGGGGCCCGAGGACACGGGGCCTTCGTGATCAGGGGTCAGGAAAGGAGCCTCGGGGCCGGAGGGCAGGGAGGTGCAGGTGGGCGGCCCAAAGCCCGCAGGAGAGCAACCCCTCCCTCTCGtaccaagcccccccccccccgcctcccccgggCCAGGGCCGCTCGGTCGCGAGCGCAGAGCAAGGGGCAGCAAGTGGGGCTCGCGGgcgcgccccggccccggcctcTTACCCCACCGCGCCGCAGGCCCACGTGTCGTCCTCGGCGTCGTCTCCGAGGGCGCTGCCGCCCCGAGGCCCGGGCACCTCCGCGTGCGGGGCGAACGGCTTGACGGGCGCCCCCTCGGACTCAGCCTTCCTGCGGCgggaggacagggagggcagcgggcggcgggcggccggGAGCACGGCCTCCTCGGCGCTGGACGGCCCCCGGGCCGCCGGGACCCGGGCCGGGCCCAGTGAGGCC
The sequence above is drawn from the Mustela nigripes isolate SB6536 chromosome 5, MUSNIG.SB6536, whole genome shotgun sequence genome and encodes:
- the FAM217A gene encoding protein FAM217A; translated protein: MGRRNGENSGTNPRATNISHENLSHWNLDSEVPAPENKNLPPGKDSAAGGKINKNHLEIPIEQLVLDLNLSEHAHKRTQNSKQGIFQLWSYPFNEGSTMENRDFKKSAVETGFNVTNNPMRLFTLNHSLTTASVDKQVGSYPGLQVPSGLCWPYADGDFFKDRNEPYINLCSAVENNNGETLSAPNWSLKYGNSSMEENLTDESDLSESEKANDSLLSYFKKMDLNLKPETIENVEESFTEEPTEVFPYPDFLPSPFNSLDLHKLALSKSENWKASVEPPESSVERLITRLLEMERLQHTTIQKERPRLQTTFCAPAATERPFSSKAVPKMRQPKLSDSLSLQTTCVDKSREKRKSSSGSCKLEQNASKWNWSNAGNTCKWTSRPPPLKSSATTKQLIPTCDDIRNLKSSILNQCQELSAKPTSSQTSQSLVKMVSTRCLPPRSPIPVSPIPLSFPENQREDNKAPRTKKKPYQKNIELNKPFYIQKLNCLSPSFVGKDKCSPIDQK